The following are from one region of the Magallana gigas chromosome 6, xbMagGiga1.1, whole genome shotgun sequence genome:
- the LOC105332117 gene encoding uncharacterized protein — protein MENISFYIWIVCFILMSPTVKNAEENLASKLRAERMHRMKCGYELKTLWTAELAHAPFAAAPLVTLVDDDQKLDIVAAPFSESFSVLNSETGKILSQTAWPALNLDNSVHASPIQFDINNDGQLDILFTTSSAELRFYTPAGHFLRNQTVQLPPAYVASDWYKSDLVVKFEDIEKYTSFSQTEDSKYLPIDPHILATPILADLNNDFREEELVIPVSYFYEEDDYRVKEKLKTLGGLEFSDIDKYLVAGITVLNLTTGQTIWSKLLDLTQVDATFPAYNIFSPTVIDLDVDGGQLEVIMGTSAGSLFIFNQDGSVRTGWPVSQNTIHGQITAADLAGDGVVKIITIDTSANVICYNKEGSKLWESVISGTSSPGSRLYDVDRDGKMDIIITTDDGFIYALNGVNGTVLPDWPVSVGARMTANVLITRVSTTHTTPDMVVMADDGSIHLISMDLKCKSQIPLGETSLVQVLSHDLIKWFSGMELLVATSDGTLMCLATGQELAEFDDARDETLRSNHMLSLTSETKTANDFSFSEKKTGVYITTTNKIETEVTGETFPVEFEIIDPLYKPGKSKYFVAIYFGNRLLMQGEFPEPKTYNVQVPAGEEPSQGHVTVRLTNQYGQIFEDRFSLRFNKLIMEDLQWLLLAPFVAMIIILLVLHGFPAKDLLPYTNQSKSN, from the exons ATGGAAAACATAAGCTTTTATATTTGGATTGTTTGTTTTATCCTGATGTCCCCAACCGTGAAGAATGCAGAGGAAAACCTAGCTTCAAAATTACGTGCAGAAAGAATGCACAGAATGAa ATGTGGTTATGAATTGAAGACACTTTGGACAGCTGAGCTAGCACATGCACCCTTTGCAGCTGCCCCTCTAGTGACCCTTGTTGATGATGACCAAAAACTAGATATAGTGGCTGCTCCGTTCAGCGAAAGCTTCTCAGTTCTCAATTCAGAGACTGGAAAAATACTATCACAAACAGCTTGGCCAGCACTTAATCTGGATAATTCTGTGCATGCTAGTCCTATACAG tttgatATCAATAATGATGGGCAATTAGACATCCTCTTTACAACATCTTCAGCTGAGCTAAGATTTTATACACCTGCAGGACACTTTCTACGAAATCAAACTGTACAG CTGCCTCCAGCATATGTTgcatctgattggtacaaatcAGACCTTGTTGTGAAGTTTGAAGATATcgaaaaatatacatcattttcaCAAACCGAA gatAGCAAGTATTTGCCAATTGATCCTCACATTTTGGCCACACCTATACTTGCTGATTTAAACAACGACTTTAGAGAAGAGGAACTGGTGATTCCTGTGTCTTATTTTTATGAAGAGGATGACTACAGGGTGAAGGAAAAGTTGAAAACACTGGGAGGACTGGAGTTTTCTGATATTGACAAGTACTTGGTGGCTGGTATCACAGTGCTGAATTTGACGACTGGACAAACCATTTGGAGCAAGTTATTGGACCTCACTCAG GTTGATGCAACATTTCCCGCCTACAACATTTTTTCACCCACCGTAATTGACTTGGATGTTGATGGAGGTCAGCTGGAGGTCATCATGGGTACATCTGCTGGAAGTCTCTTCATATTTAACCAGGATGGCTCAGTAAGGACTGGCTGGCCAGTCAGCCAAAACACTATACATGGACAA ATCACAGCAGCTGACTTGGCTGGTGATGGAGTGGTGAAGATTATAACCATTGACACCAGCGCCAATGTGATTTGTTACAACAAGGAAGGGAGCAAACTCTGGGAGTCTGTCATCTCTGGAACCTCATCGCCCGGGAGTCGCCTGTATGATGTTGACAGGGATGGAAAAATGGATATTATTATTACTACTGATGATGG ATTCATCTATGCCTTGAATGGAGTGAATGGCACAGTACTACCAGACTGGCCAGTGTCTGTGGGGGCAAGGATGACGGCAAATGTACTCATCACAAGGGTCTCCACCACCCACACTACCCCAGACATG gTTGTAATGGCAGATGATGGATCTATTCATCTGATATCGATGGATCTGAAATGCAAATCACAGATTCCTCTTGGAGAAACTTCATTGGTCCAGGTCTTATCACATGACCTGATCAAATGGTTTTCTGGAATGGAGCTGTTGGTTGCTACTAGTGATGGAACACTAATGTGCTTGGCAACTGGACAAGAACTAGCGGAATTTGATGATGCCAGGGATGAAACTCTTAGAAGCAACCATATGTTGTCTTTGACTTCTGAAACAAAGACTGCAAATGACTTTTCCTTTTCAGAGAAAAAG aCAGGTGTTTATATCACCACCACCAACAAAATTGAAACAGAGGTCACAGGAGAAACATTTCCGGTGGAATTTGAAATCATTGACCCCTTGTACAAGCCCGGTAAATCCAAGTACTTTGTGGCT atatattttggAAATAGATTGCTGATGCAAGGAGAATTTCCTGAACCAAAGACTTATAATGTACAAGTCCCTGCTGGGGAGGAGCCAAGTCAAGGTCATGTGACTGTGAGATTGACCAATCAGTATGgacaaatttttgaagacagattttcattaag ATTTAATAAATTGATCATGGAGGATCTACAATGGCTTCTGTTAGCCCCCTTCGTTGCCATGATTATTATTCTGTTGGTTCTTCATGGGTTTCCTGCCAAAGACTTGCTACCCTACACGAACCAGTCCAAAAGTAACTGA
- the LOC105338168 gene encoding uncharacterized protein, with protein sequence MDNKNRDYHFFASDFVFDRIKTENLDNTKSLKDIGNITWKDFVPTSDEELVYKKSLQILLGRIISMYASKFEWMKSVLPQHIEHVQDDAMSQKSEVCWMPVLMKNETCYSDCIQIMKSYEKQILQWYTKGGRANDLDKLKIPVGGDQLTRVRLQGAKACQDGALTAADRLEHMEPIIVEMFHTLQDLLEKMYKRFYKTSSGRDKGTLYNLKLIIERSNVNGNVKSRFEAHEDFVLTVGNAYLLSFIMNKFGMETLDAEPQHPLLKNRNIKFMHNKYKEEVFHTIMGEIVEDLICTFPKLEPKVSLNVEIFNSQFTVNSTVGEGKMLKFELVINNQKVLFNVSLEDAQEGVNIELNMLNRRIPVRISINEKDRDDLQSYVFQFLQWYFVILTFKDAIKEGDSDRTNITLKFCIPIFFSHSILSKYLEECVDYILKTEVLLTEKLAMKVRYGSFVNLTGHKGENKAADLQKENEVLVLKELIRGLGSNKTEKAIDTITKAAPVIQDIVDNFDKMSNISHRNTHHRKRSSEGDIKCILKVIVPLKIWNYTEGRTLESFKKIKKSPFDFERCQFKEAINRKIQRLKRGISVPESSDEESDQE encoded by the exons ATGGATAATAAAAATAGGGATTATCACTTTTTTGCATCAGATTTTGTCTTTGACCGGATTAAAACAGAGAATTTGGATAACacaaaaagtttgaaagatATTGGAAACATCACTTGGAAAGACTTTGTTCCAACTTCTGATGAAGAACTTGTATATAAGAAGTCATTACAAATTTTACTTGGCAGAATCATAAGTATGTAtgcatcaaaatttgaatggatGAAGTCTGTTCTTCCACAGCATATTGAACATGTTCAAGATGATGCTATGTCTCAAAAGTCTGAAGTCTGTTGGATGCCAGTTCTAATGAAGAATGAGACATGTTACTCTGATTGCATTCAGATTATGAAGTcctatgaaaaacaaattttgcagtGGTATACAAAAGGTGGAAGAG CTAATGACTTGGACAAACTGAAGATCCCAGTTGGAGGTGACCAACTGACCAGAGTCAGGTTGCAGGGAGCAAAGGCATGTCAAGATGGTGCACTGACAGCTGCAGATAGATTGGAGCATATGGAACCAATTATTGTGGAAATGTTTCATACATTACAAGATCTGTTGGAG AAAATGTACAAGAGGTTTTACAAGACCAGCAGTGGCAGGGACAAAGGAACATTGTATAACTTGAAACTCATCattgagagaagcaatgtcaaTGGAAATGTCAAGAGTCGATTTGAG GCTCACGAAGATTTTGTTCTGACAGTTGGAAATGCCTACCTCTTATCATTTATCATGAACAAATTTGGTATGGAGACATTGGATGCAGAACCTCAACATCCCCTTCTGAAGAATAGAAATATTAAGTTCATGCACAACAAGTATAAGGAGGAAGTTTTCCACACTATCATGGGTGAAATAGTTGAGGACCTCATCTGTACATTTCCAAAACTG GAGCCCAAGGTATCACTGAATGTAGAAATCTTCAATTCACAATTTACCGTGAATAGTACTGTTGGAGAAGGGAAAATGCTCAAGTTTGAGTTAGTCATCAACAATCAAAAGGTTCTTTTCAATGTTTCCTTGGAGGATGCACAGGAAGGAGTTAATATTGAATTAAACATGTTGAATCGAAGGATTCCAGTCAGGATTTCGATCAATGAAAAGGACAGAGATGATTTACAAAGTtatgtttttcaatttcttcaATGGTACTTTGTTATTTTGACATTTAAGGATGCAATCAAGGAGGGAGACTCAGATAGaacaaatataacattaaagTTTTGCATCCCCATATTTTTCAGCCACTCAATCTTATCAAAGTATCTTGAAGAGTGTGTTGACTATATCCTAAAAACTGAAGTTCTGCTCACAGAAAAACTAGCTATGAAAGTCAGGTATGGCTCGTTTGTGAATTTGACTGGTCATAAAGGAGAAAACAAGGCTGCAGATCTTCAAAAAGAGAACGAAGTTCTTGTCCTTAAAGAACTGATACGTGGACTGGGGTCCAACAAAACTGAAAAAGCCATTGACACCATCACAAAAGCAGCACCTGTTATCCAGGATATTGTTGATAACTTTGATAAAATGTCCAATATTTCCCACAGAAATACACATCACAGAAAACGCTCATCAGAAGGAGATATTAAGTGTATTCTAAAAGTTATTGTTCCGTTAAAGATCTGGAATTACACAGAAGGGCGGACACTagaaagttttaagaaaattaagaaaTCTCCGTTTGATTTTGAAAGATGCCAGTTTAAGGAAGCGATAAACAGAAAAATTCAAAGACTTAAGCGAGGAATATCTGTTCCAGAAAGCAGTGATGAGGAATCGGACCAAGAGTAG
- the LOC117688812 gene encoding uncharacterized protein: MASFDECIEFALKNCPLFQEKHIILKEKQLQTLKTLYDGNDCISILPTGYGKSIIFQLLPWFTQQKLQRDKPMCVLVVSPLNSLMIDQVMSLRKGGVKACYLNITGTHGITYEESIDDEEDIDFTSSECLESDVPFEQLANGEFILIYSHPEAFIKTKFSRLLRSKLYQDIVGAIVVDEVHMVSEWGDNFRPAFKNLGEVVCVFEDAMHLLLTATATVSATETLSKVMNLKAPVVVAENVDRPNIFLEIRNRLPNIKKFEKYDDVIHPIALELKEKMHAFPVTIMYIENLEAMGYFFQFLMCELQDNAYDGEQIPQNRIFGQFHKDYPESMKQIIIQELTKTNPKLRLILATVALGMGLNAPSVERIIHCRPPTNLEKYLQEIGRAGRNGQPSTAVMFFNKNDIAKNRKGMTEEIRMYCTEQKCLRLMLVNYFGFENFIFSGERENCCSNCKVYM; the protein is encoded by the exons ATGGCGTCATTTGATGAGTGTATCGAGTTTGCATTAAAAAACTGTCCTCTATTTCAAGAAAAACACATAATTCTCAAAGAAAAACAGCTACAGACATTGAAAACACTATATGACGGAAACGACTGTATTTCTATATTACCTACAGGATAcggtaaaagcataatttttcaGTTACTGCCTTGGTTCACTCAGCAAAAACTGCAACGCGATAAACCTATGTGTGTGTTGGTCGTTTCACCTTTGAATTCTTTGATGATTGATCAAGTGATGAGCTTAAGGAAAGGGGGTGTTAAAGCCTGCTATTTGAATATAACag GTACACATGGTATTACATATGAAGAAAGTATTGATGATGAAGAGGATATTGATTTCACTAGTTCAGAATGTCTGGAATCTGACGTTCCATTTGAACAACTGGCAAATGGAGAATTCATCTTAATATATTCTCATCCAGAAGCTTTCATTAAAACTAAGTTTTCCAGACTGCTGCGATCCAAATTGTACCAGGATATTGTTGGAGCTATTGTTGTTGATGAAGTCCACATGGTTTCTGAATG GGGAGATAATTTTCGCCCCGCATTTAAGAACCTTGGTGAAGTGGTCTGTGTGTTCGAGGATGCAATGCATTTACTCCTAACAGCAACAGCAACTGTGAGTGCCACTGAAACTCTTTCCAAGGTAATGAATTTGAAGGCACCAGTTGTGGTTGCTGAAAATGTGGACAGACCAAACATTTTCTTAGAAATTAGAAACAGATTacctaatattaaaaaatttgagaaatatGATGATGTGATCCACCCAATTGCACTAGAACTGAaggaaaaaatgcatgcattcCCAGTAACCATCATGTACATTGAAAATCTAGAAGCAAtgggatatttttttcaatttctcatgTGTGAGCTTCAGGATAATGCTTATGATGGTGAACAAATCCCTCAAAATAGGATCTTTGGACAGTTTCATAAAGATTATCCCGAGTCGATGAAACAAATCATAATTCAAGAACTGACCAAAACCAACCCAAAGCTTAGGTTAATTCTGGCGACAGTTGCTCTAGGCATGGGATTGAATGCACCAAGTGTCGAACGTATCATTCATTGCAGACCGCCAACAAATCTAGAGAAGTATTTGCAAGAAATAGGACGTGCCGGACGTAATGGACAACCTTCTACAGCTgtaatgtttttcaataaaaatgacaTTGCCAAAAACCGAAAGGGAATGACAGAGGAGATTAGAATGTATTGTActgaacaaaaatgtttaagacTTATGTTGGTTAACTACTTTGGTTtcgaaaatttcattttttctggtGAGAGAGAGAACTGCTGTTCAAACTGTAAGGTATACATGTAG
- the LOC105332114 gene encoding phosphatidylinositol-glycan biosynthesis class F protein: protein MSAPMNTRLPSKDVYYFTIRSNIYLVVLIAVLTFLPWNTETILDIVSQTLRSSEIIIASILTSNLLIAVYVSQKSNFIKKSLSYRIRAILKGACYYMLATCFFHVIAVLYGAPFFENISQTFHFGALLASTAVFPGLCILGVTVSNWIRVFSQNGADLGPESVIQISAVSSIVGAWVGAFPIPLDWDRDWQEWPITCMVGNLLGYMTGLVISAIHLCVRYNQLRKHKVT from the exons ATGTCTGCGCCCATGAACACACGGCTCCCTTCCAAAGACGTTTATTATTTTACGATACGATCAAATATCTACCTGGTTGTGCTGATTGCAGTGCTTACATTTCTTCCATGGAACACGGAGACAATACTCGACATCGTCTCTCAGACCTTGAGGTCGTCTGAGATTATAATTGCTTCCATTCTAACTTCTAATTTGCTCATAGCGGTATATGTTTCACAAAAGAGCAACTTCATAAAGAAATCGTTGTCATATAGG ATTCGTGCAATCTTAAAAGGGGCTTGTTACTATATGTTAGCTACATGCTTCTTTCATGTAATAGCTGTTCTTTATGGGGCACCATTTTTTga aaatatttctcagACCTTTCACTTTGGAGCTTTGTTGGCCAGCACCGCTGTTTTTCCAGGCCTGTGCATCTTAGGGGTGACAGTGTCAAACTGGATAAGAGTATTCTCACAAAATGG AGCAGATTTGGGACCAGAGTCTGTCATACAGATAAGTGCTGTGTCCTCCATTGTTGGAGCCTGGGTTGGTGCATTTCCTATACCACTTGATTGGGACAGGGATTGGCAG GAGTGGCCAATCACTTGTATGGTTGGGAATCTGCTCGGCTACATGACAGGGCTAGTGATATCGGCAATTCATTTGTGTGTTCGCTATAATCAACTGAGGAAACACAAAGTCACCTaa